A single window of Candidatus Acidulodesulfobacterium ferriphilum DNA harbors:
- a CDS encoding cob(I)yrinic acid a,c-diamide adenosyltransferase, translating into MNPNDNTDNARTGKTDNKNLSVHNNWFKEISNRKALEIGLVQVYTGNGKGKTTAALGQALRASGHNLKSVIIQFLKGGSYSGEFKAIEKCLPLIKIYQVGRPFFIDKKNIPKKDIELNREGLTLAENIAAGKNDISILILDEINVALNLGIIKTEEVINLIKNKRPDIELILTGRNAPKEIIDAADLVTEMNEIKHYYSKNIPSRTGIEK; encoded by the coding sequence ATGAATCCAAACGATAATACAGACAACGCACGAACAGGTAAAACCGATAACAAGAATCTATCGGTTCATAATAATTGGTTTAAGGAAATTTCTAACCGAAAAGCCCTCGAGATTGGTTTAGTTCAGGTTTATACAGGCAACGGCAAAGGAAAAACAACGGCCGCATTAGGGCAGGCTTTAAGGGCAAGCGGCCATAACTTAAAATCGGTAATAATCCAGTTTCTGAAGGGCGGTTCGTATTCGGGAGAGTTTAAAGCAATAGAAAAATGCCTCCCCCTAATTAAGATTTATCAAGTCGGCAGGCCATTTTTTATCGATAAAAAAAATATTCCGAAAAAAGATATAGAACTTAACAGGGAAGGTCTAACCCTCGCCGAAAATATTGCCGCGGGCAAAAACGATATAAGCATTTTGATTTTAGATGAAATAAATGTCGCTTTAAATTTGGGAATAATAAAAACGGAGGAAGTTATAAACTTAATAAAAAATAAAAGGCCGGATATAGAATTAATACTGACTGGAAGAAATGCCCCCAAAGAAATAATAGATGCGGCTGATTTGGTTACCGAGATGAATGAAATCAAACACTATTATTCTAAAAATATTCCGTCGAGAACGGGAATAGAAAAATAA
- a CDS encoding TetR/AcrR family transcriptional regulator — MSSIKENIAKKKIFEFCIREFARAGYANVSIRNISKGVGISIGAIYYYFSSKEQIGQFLYDKTTEIILNKIRLGIKKAPNDKEALRSIIYNLFDMSEKEPHLMEFILYVKHKEFLPDAPPICSSKPFEFIKNFIKEKIESGVFRDMDIVIASALIMGPVIRIIQLRMDNILKNDIRLYTKPLLNGIVKSIFKKQA; from the coding sequence ATGAGTTCAATAAAGGAAAATATAGCAAAAAAGAAGATATTTGAATTTTGCATAAGAGAATTTGCAAGGGCTGGTTATGCAAATGTAAGCATTAGAAATATATCGAAAGGCGTCGGCATAAGCATAGGAGCAATATATTACTATTTTTCTTCCAAAGAACAGATAGGACAATTTTTATACGATAAGACTACAGAAATTATTCTAAATAAAATCAGGTTGGGTATCAAAAAAGCTCCGAATGACAAAGAAGCGTTAAGATCAATTATATATAACTTGTTCGATATGTCGGAAAAAGAACCGCATCTAATGGAATTCATCCTTTATGTTAAGCACAAAGAATTTTTGCCTGACGCCCCGCCGATATGCTCTTCAAAACCTTTTGAATTTATAAAGAATTTTATCAAAGAAAAGATCGAAAGCGGAGTCTTCAGGGATATGGATATCGTCATTGCATCGGCTTTAATAATGGGACCTGTCATCAGGATAATCCAGTTGAGGATGGATAACATTTTAAAGAATGACATAAGATTATACACCAAACCTTTATTAAACGGCATCGTTAAATCTATATTTAAAAAACAGGCTTGA
- a CDS encoding sulfurtransferase TusA family protein: MAEEKNLENVKPDETLDVLGETCPIPEAMAHKKLNKMKVGQVLEVYTDHAAAVENSFPSMLNKLNYPYCVTKTGPGEFTIKIKKTS, translated from the coding sequence ATGGCTGAAGAAAAAAATTTAGAAAATGTAAAACCGGATGAAACATTAGATGTGTTGGGCGAAACATGTCCTATTCCTGAAGCTATGGCTCATAAAAAGCTCAACAAAATGAAAGTGGGGCAGGTGCTGGAGGTTTACACCGACCATGCGGCGGCGGTTGAAAACTCGTTTCCATCCATGCTCAATAAATTAAACTATCCTTACTGCGTAACAAAAACAGGTCCGGGCGAGTTTACTATCAAAATTAAAAAAACATCTTAA
- a CDS encoding YeeE/YedE family protein, whose product MNPYFLEYTIIGIAGLIFGAALERGRMCFVLATNNMFMAKDTKILEGILWAFGISILAFGIIESLGIVPIKAAVEGVFPSGWYDLVGALLFGFGIGLCGACMSGLIFRAGSGFTQNWMQLFGILVGTIFFAFLIFPLTNFLYWILHTIPWLTIKPGLSDYIPHQWFGNAVWGPFVVALIFGIFFLGLGLYLTKRRFTKIGKERGENYKEPVITWDMLKFKEAFSPRLGGLLFAVVAIIVFLVSYFTVHKAAYMGVTTPYGSFDTYILAPFINLYTTVGHYKASFLPKISSNWFQIVPVAIPMTLLVITTFAGSTTTAILGGEFKWRVPKRKIMFLQNFIGGILTGVGARIALGCNIGTLWSGFLMFSWAGALFLPTLVLGMYLALKFQQAIW is encoded by the coding sequence ATGAATCCTTATTTTCTCGAATATACTATAATAGGTATTGCAGGATTAATTTTTGGCGCGGCGCTCGAAAGGGGAAGAATGTGTTTTGTGCTTGCCACAAACAACATGTTCATGGCAAAAGATACAAAAATATTGGAAGGTATTTTATGGGCTTTTGGAATTTCTATTCTTGCTTTCGGCATTATAGAATCGCTTGGAATCGTTCCAATAAAAGCCGCGGTTGAAGGCGTATTTCCTTCGGGATGGTATGATTTGGTCGGCGCGCTTTTATTCGGGTTTGGCATAGGACTTTGCGGCGCATGCATGAGCGGTTTGATATTCAGGGCGGGTTCAGGATTTACGCAAAATTGGATGCAATTATTTGGAATACTGGTAGGAACGATATTCTTTGCATTCTTGATTTTTCCATTAACTAATTTTCTTTACTGGATTTTGCATACTATACCATGGCTTACTATAAAACCCGGCCTTTCCGATTATATTCCTCATCAGTGGTTTGGAAATGCCGTATGGGGACCCTTTGTCGTAGCTTTAATTTTTGGCATTTTTTTCCTTGGTTTAGGGTTATATCTTACCAAAAGAAGATTTACGAAGATTGGCAAGGAGCGGGGCGAGAACTATAAAGAGCCTGTCATAACATGGGATATGTTAAAATTTAAAGAGGCTTTTTCCCCGAGATTGGGCGGATTATTGTTTGCCGTCGTTGCAATTATAGTTTTTTTAGTCTCATATTTTACCGTACATAAAGCGGCCTACATGGGCGTTACCACTCCTTACGGCAGTTTCGACACATACATTTTGGCTCCTTTCATAAATTTATATACCACGGTCGGACATTATAAAGCCTCATTTTTACCGAAAATATCGTCAAATTGGTTTCAAATAGTCCCCGTAGCTATTCCGATGACCTTGCTTGTTATAACCACATTCGCCGGTTCTACGACCACAGCTATTTTAGGAGGAGAATTTAAATGGAGAGTGCCGAAAAGGAAAATAATGTTTCTTCAAAATTTTATTGGCGGCATTCTTACAGGCGTGGGCGCAAGAATAGCGTTAGGGTGCAATATCGGAACTCTATGGTCAGGGTTTTTGATGTTTTCATGGGCAGGGGCGTTATTTTTACCGACGCTGGTTCTCGGAATGTATCTTGCCCTTAAGTTTCAACAGGCGATATGGTAA
- a CDS encoding rhodanese-like domain-containing protein, with the protein MKKIIILSVIFLLSSAAVSYAGNFNQVLAQKAYEALNPHNVGPKPNAVGVVGVPQIMAPVLYKEYVVEHNPKHYFLLDVREHAAFVKMGHIAGAHNIPLQVLFTPKYLEMLPKHHTIISICYVGQWESMAASLLKVMGYNVKILRFGMSSWNPKIDLLHRNKVVFGDFPLVH; encoded by the coding sequence ATGAAAAAGATTATTATCTTAAGCGTGATTTTCTTACTTTCGTCAGCGGCCGTTTCTTATGCCGGAAATTTTAATCAAGTGTTGGCGCAAAAGGCTTATGAAGCGCTGAACCCTCATAATGTCGGTCCAAAACCGAACGCCGTCGGAGTGGTGGGCGTCCCCCAAATTATGGCGCCGGTGCTTTACAAAGAGTATGTCGTAGAACACAACCCGAAACACTATTTTCTTTTAGATGTAAGAGAGCATGCCGCATTTGTGAAAATGGGTCATATTGCCGGCGCCCATAATATTCCCCTGCAGGTGCTTTTTACTCCAAAGTATTTAGAGATGCTTCCAAAACACCATACAATTATCAGCATCTGCTATGTCGGGCAGTGGGAATCGATGGCTGCATCGCTGTTAAAGGTAATGGGCTATAATGTTAAAATATTAAGATTCGGCATGTCTTCATGGAATCCCAAAATAGACTTGCTTCACCGGAATAAAGTAGTATTTGGAGACTTTCCCCTTGTTCATTAA